A portion of the Bacillus thuringiensis genome contains these proteins:
- a CDS encoding MFS transporter encodes MLDKAGALIDDHVYTEEEQQKLYKRTLIIVSISQMFGGAGLAAGIAVGALLAQQMLGTDAFAGLPTAMFTLGSALAAFIVGKLSQRYGRRIGLATGFIVGGFGAIGVVMAALTNSIILLLISLLIYGAGTATNLQARYAGTDLADKKQRATAVSITMVMTTFGAVAGPNLVGVMGSFAQSIGVPKLAGPFILSAAAFILAGLVLFVMLRPDPLIIANIIERYKQEHTYKGQPITEEAKENKRGITVGAIVMILTQIVMVAIMTMTPVHMGHHGHGLSAVGLVIGFHVGAMYLPSLVTGMLIDKIGRTTMSIAGGVILLAAGVIAAIAPSDSLLLLIVALSLLGLGWNLGLISGTAQIVDSTTPSTRAKTQGKIDVFIALAGASGGAMSGMVVANSSYAALSLAGGVLALLLIPVVIWSRKGARN; translated from the coding sequence TTGCTAGATAAGGCAGGGGCTTTAATAGATGATCATGTGTACACAGAAGAAGAGCAACAAAAACTATACAAACGAACGTTAATAATCGTCAGCATTTCACAAATGTTTGGCGGTGCAGGACTAGCTGCTGGTATTGCAGTAGGTGCACTTCTTGCGCAGCAAATGCTTGGAACAGATGCATTTGCAGGATTACCAACTGCTATGTTTACATTAGGATCGGCATTAGCAGCTTTCATAGTAGGGAAGCTTTCGCAACGATATGGACGCCGGATAGGTCTTGCAACAGGGTTTATAGTAGGTGGATTTGGAGCAATTGGTGTTGTAATGGCAGCTTTAACAAATAGCATTATTCTTTTACTTATTTCTTTACTCATATATGGTGCCGGTACAGCTACGAATTTACAAGCTCGTTATGCAGGTACAGATTTAGCAGATAAGAAGCAGAGAGCAACGGCTGTTAGTATTACGATGGTAATGACGACTTTTGGTGCAGTTGCAGGACCAAATTTAGTAGGAGTAATGGGTAGTTTTGCTCAATCAATTGGAGTTCCTAAACTTGCAGGTCCGTTCATATTATCGGCAGCAGCATTTATACTGGCGGGTCTAGTTCTTTTTGTTATGCTTCGTCCAGATCCTTTGATTATTGCTAACATAATAGAAAGATATAAACAGGAACATACATATAAAGGACAACCAATAACAGAAGAAGCGAAAGAAAATAAACGAGGTATTACAGTTGGAGCAATCGTAATGATACTTACGCAAATAGTGATGGTTGCGATTATGACGATGACGCCAGTTCATATGGGACACCACGGTCACGGTTTAAGTGCAGTAGGACTTGTGATAGGTTTTCATGTAGGTGCAATGTATCTTCCATCTCTCGTTACAGGAATGTTAATTGATAAAATTGGCCGAACTACAATGAGCATAGCTGGTGGAGTGATTTTACTTGCAGCGGGTGTCATAGCTGCGATAGCGCCAAGTGATTCTTTATTATTATTAATCGTTGCTCTGTCTTTACTTGGGCTAGGGTGGAACCTCGGATTGATAAGTGGTACAGCACAAATCGTTGATTCCACAACACCGTCTACACGTGCTAAAACACAAGGGAAAATAGATGTTTTTATTGCGTTAGCTGGAGCTTCTGGTGGAGCAATGTCAGGTATGGTAGTAGCGAATTCAAGTTATGCGGCATTGTCATTGGCTGGAGGCGTGTTAGCGTTATTACTTATTCCTGTTGTGATATGGTCTCGAAAAGGGGCAAGAAATTAA
- a CDS encoding ketoacyl-ACP synthase III: MHSKSRITAIGTYVPDQILSNNDLEKMVHTNDEWIVQRTGMKERRIASDEEYSSNLAIKAIENLCTTYKKNLEDVDCIIVATTTADYVFPSVACQIQQYFNIPHTLAFDLNATCAGFTYGLHVGNSLITSGSHEKVLVVATETLSKVTDYTDRTTCILFGDGAGAILLERDEDTQSFIAAHMGTNGDGGIHLYRTNLSTTMNGTPLQTNEKIVQNGREVYKWATRTVPKSIKNLLHNANMQVDDIDWFIPHSANLRMIESICEKSQIPIQKTLTSVEYLGNTSSVTIPLALNLAIKEGKLNNGDTLLLYGFGGGLTHLGLIVEWNLI; this comes from the coding sequence ATGCATTCTAAATCTCGTATTACTGCAATTGGTACTTATGTTCCAGATCAAATATTGTCTAATAACGATTTAGAAAAGATGGTCCATACGAATGATGAATGGATTGTACAAAGAACAGGAATGAAGGAAAGAAGAATCGCTAGCGATGAAGAATACTCCTCAAACTTAGCCATTAAAGCAATTGAAAATTTATGTACAACATACAAGAAAAACTTAGAAGATGTCGACTGTATCATTGTCGCTACTACTACTGCTGATTACGTTTTCCCTAGTGTTGCTTGCCAAATACAACAATACTTCAACATACCTCATACACTAGCTTTTGATTTAAATGCAACTTGTGCTGGTTTTACATATGGACTACACGTCGGTAATAGCTTAATCACTTCTGGATCACATGAAAAAGTACTTGTCGTAGCGACAGAGACATTATCTAAAGTTACTGATTACACCGATAGAACGACCTGTATTTTATTCGGTGATGGTGCTGGAGCTATTTTATTAGAAAGAGATGAAGACACCCAAAGCTTTATCGCTGCTCACATGGGAACAAATGGTGATGGCGGCATTCATCTATATAGAACAAACTTATCTACTACTATGAATGGCACACCACTGCAAACAAATGAAAAAATCGTTCAAAATGGAAGAGAAGTATATAAATGGGCAACACGAACAGTGCCAAAAAGCATAAAAAATTTATTACATAACGCAAATATGCAAGTAGATGATATAGACTGGTTCATACCTCACAGCGCTAACTTACGAATGATCGAATCTATTTGCGAAAAATCTCAAATTCCAATACAAAAAACATTAACGAGCGTGGAATATTTGGGGAATACCTCTTCAGTCACCATTCCACTCGCTTTAAATTTAGCTATAAAAGAAGGAAAGTTAAATAACGGAGACACACTTTTACTATACGGATTTGGTGGCGGACTTACGCATTTAGGACTTATTGTAGAGTGGAATTTAATTTAA
- a CDS encoding cobalamin biosynthesis protein CbiN has product MFPIIIICSFILIIFPEKSYACDCIKVSTEDAFQKNDVVFEGKVIEVGRKEEVGTEVLFEVKKIWKGTTSSQIIVYTKGGDCMFRFVEGGEYLVFSTQRGSEKQLHTHSCSGSKRLDEAGADKSVLSQIAKESVPTKKVDLKGEMVSGLSLWQVAIISMGLLWIIAFVIFIVRKTRKK; this is encoded by the coding sequence ATGTTTCCTATCATCATCATTTGTAGCTTTATTCTTATTATTTTTCCTGAGAAATCTTATGCTTGTGATTGTATTAAAGTATCAACAGAAGATGCATTTCAAAAAAACGATGTAGTGTTTGAGGGGAAAGTAATTGAGGTTGGAAGGAAAGAAGAGGTCGGAACTGAAGTGTTATTTGAGGTGAAGAAAATTTGGAAAGGGACAACTTCTTCGCAAATTATCGTATATACAAAGGGTGGTGATTGTATGTTTCGCTTTGTAGAAGGAGGAGAGTACTTAGTATTTTCTACTCAAAGAGGATCAGAAAAACAATTACATACACATAGTTGTAGTGGATCGAAGAGATTGGATGAGGCAGGGGCGGACAAATCGGTTTTAAGTCAAATTGCAAAAGAGTCTGTTCCGACGAAGAAAGTGGATTTAAAGGGTGAGATGGTGAGCGGTTTGAGTTTGTGGCAAGTGGCTATTATTTCCATGGGGCTTTTATGGATAATTGCTTTTGTTATTTTTATTGTGAGAAAAACTCGCAAAAAATGA
- the hflX gene encoding GTPase HflX produces the protein MEEVLQRAVLVGVNVGNEDDFAYSMEELTNLAEACDVEVIGQVTQNLQRVNPSHYIGKGKIEEVAAYVQEIDANMVIFNDELSPSQIRNLEEDLDCKVIDRTILILDIFAQRAKTKEAQLQVEVAHLQYMMPRLIGLRESLGRQSGGVGTKNKGVGEKKLELDRRKIEEQISVLNKDLEALVAQRQTQRKQRKKNEIPVVALVGYTNAGKSTTMNAMLEIYNGTEEKQVFEKDMLFATLETSVRNIDLPDNKSFLLTDTVGFVSKLPHHLVKAFRSTLEEVAEADLLIHVVDYANPNYEQLIDITNETLKKIGVENIPTIYAYNKSDMVDVEIPKVQEDRVYLSAKKHVGIEELVEMIRSHIYKEYTKCEMLIPYDQGQVVSYFNNHAHVLSTSYENEGTKLEVECKTSDYEKYKRFAI, from the coding sequence ATGGAAGAAGTATTACAAAGAGCAGTTTTAGTTGGAGTAAATGTAGGTAATGAAGATGATTTTGCATATTCGATGGAAGAATTAACAAATCTTGCGGAAGCTTGTGATGTAGAGGTAATTGGGCAAGTAACGCAAAATTTACAACGAGTAAATCCATCGCATTATATCGGAAAAGGAAAGATTGAAGAAGTAGCAGCGTATGTACAAGAAATAGATGCGAATATGGTCATCTTTAATGATGAATTATCTCCTTCACAAATTCGAAATTTAGAAGAGGATTTAGATTGTAAGGTAATTGATCGTACCATTTTAATTTTAGATATTTTTGCGCAACGTGCGAAAACGAAAGAAGCACAGCTACAAGTAGAAGTAGCACACCTTCAGTATATGATGCCTCGTTTAATCGGCCTTCGTGAATCGTTAGGGAGACAGAGTGGCGGCGTTGGTACGAAAAATAAAGGTGTCGGTGAGAAGAAGTTAGAGTTAGACCGTCGTAAAATTGAAGAACAAATTTCAGTTTTGAATAAAGATTTAGAAGCGCTCGTTGCCCAGCGTCAAACGCAGCGAAAGCAGCGTAAGAAAAATGAAATACCTGTTGTAGCATTAGTAGGTTATACGAATGCAGGAAAGTCAACGACGATGAATGCAATGCTTGAAATTTATAATGGTACAGAAGAAAAGCAAGTATTTGAAAAAGATATGTTATTCGCGACGTTAGAAACATCTGTACGAAATATTGATTTACCAGATAATAAATCATTCTTATTAACAGATACAGTTGGATTTGTAAGTAAATTACCACATCATCTTGTGAAAGCGTTCCGTTCAACGTTAGAAGAAGTAGCGGAAGCGGATTTACTTATTCACGTCGTAGATTACGCAAATCCAAATTATGAACAATTAATTGATATTACAAATGAAACGTTAAAGAAAATTGGAGTAGAAAATATTCCAACGATCTATGCTTATAACAAATCAGATATGGTGGATGTTGAAATTCCGAAAGTACAAGAAGATCGCGTGTATTTATCTGCGAAGAAACATGTTGGCATTGAAGAGCTGGTAGAAATGATTCGCTCCCATATTTATAAAGAATATACGAAGTGTGAAATGTTAATTCCATATGATCAAGGACAGGTAGTTTCGTATTTCAATAATCATGCACACGTTTTATCTACGAGTTACGAAAACGAAGGTACGAAATTAGAGGTAGAATGTAAGACGAGCGATTACGAGAAGTATAAGCGTTTTGCAATTTAA
- a CDS encoding MFS transporter has protein sequence MQAVSQKNTVETPTIYRILFAISFGHFLNDSMQAVVPALFPILEKTMNLSYMQVGWIAFALNMTSSIMQPVFGMYSDKKPSPFLLPLGMFSSMLGMIGLAFAPNFIIVIISVLFIGLGSAVFHPEGARVAYMAAGAKRGLAQAIYQVGGNTGNSLAPIFTALIFVPLGQIGSLGFTAFAAVGIVLLIFVSNWYKNELATGAIRRKKRAALEAENAIVSTHIKFVIILLVFLTFVRSWYGAGIGNFYQFYLIEHYGLSIKNAQYFVFAFMIAGVLGAFFGGPLADRFGKKKIIVFSMLGSAPLALLLPHVSLVWVVPLFLCIGFISSSSFSVIVVYAQELVPGKVGMVSGLIVGLAFGLGALGAVVLGKLADIYSLQFIMLLCSCLPLIGLTSWLLPSDKKTIE, from the coding sequence ATGCAGGCAGTTTCACAAAAAAACACTGTAGAAACACCGACAATATATCGAATTTTATTTGCGATTAGCTTTGGACATTTTTTAAATGATTCGATGCAAGCAGTTGTGCCGGCGTTGTTTCCTATTTTGGAAAAAACAATGAATTTATCCTATATGCAAGTAGGATGGATTGCGTTTGCGTTAAATATGACGTCATCGATTATGCAACCGGTGTTTGGAATGTATTCAGATAAGAAGCCGTCACCATTTTTATTACCACTCGGGATGTTTTCAAGTATGCTTGGAATGATTGGACTCGCGTTTGCACCAAACTTTATTATTGTTATTATTTCTGTTTTATTTATTGGTTTAGGTTCCGCAGTCTTTCATCCAGAAGGCGCTCGTGTTGCGTATATGGCGGCAGGTGCAAAACGAGGTTTAGCGCAAGCGATTTATCAAGTTGGGGGAAACACGGGGAATTCTTTAGCTCCAATTTTTACAGCGCTAATTTTCGTTCCGCTCGGTCAAATTGGTTCATTAGGTTTTACAGCATTTGCAGCAGTAGGAATTGTATTATTAATTTTCGTATCGAATTGGTACAAAAATGAATTAGCAACCGGCGCTATAAGAAGGAAAAAGAGAGCTGCGCTTGAGGCGGAAAATGCAATTGTAAGTACACACATTAAATTCGTTATTATACTTCTTGTTTTTCTTACTTTTGTACGTTCTTGGTACGGTGCTGGTATCGGTAATTTCTATCAATTTTACTTAATAGAGCATTACGGTTTATCTATAAAAAATGCACAGTATTTCGTATTCGCATTTATGATTGCTGGTGTGTTAGGAGCTTTCTTCGGAGGACCGTTAGCAGATCGATTCGGTAAGAAAAAGATAATTGTATTTTCAATGCTTGGCTCAGCTCCACTTGCACTTTTATTACCTCACGTTTCGCTCGTGTGGGTTGTACCGTTATTTTTATGTATTGGTTTTATTAGTTCAAGTAGTTTTAGTGTAATTGTTGTATATGCACAAGAGCTTGTACCTGGAAAAGTGGGAATGGTGTCAGGATTAATCGTAGGTCTTGCATTTGGACTTGGAGCATTAGGTGCAGTAGTTCTTGGGAAATTAGCAGATATATATAGCCTGCAATTTATTATGCTATTATGTAGTTGTCTACCATTAATTGGACTCACTTCATGGTTACTGCCAAGTGATAAGAAAACGATAGAATAG
- the cysK gene encoding cysteine synthase A, producing the protein MKLCENVTELIGDTPVVRLSKFIPEDAADVYVKLEMFNPSRSVKDRAAYNLLHVAEENGLIKPGDTIIEPTSGNTGIGLAMNAAAKGYKAILIMPDNMSKERINLLKAYGAEVVLTPAEQRMPGAIAKALELQKQIPNSFIPQQFENPANPNIHRYTTALEIYEQMDGELDAFVATAGTGGTITGTGETLKEKLPNLYIAVVEPKGSPVLSGGVPGPHKLVGTSPGFIPKNLNIEVYNEIIQIADEEALTTMRNLARQEGLLVGPSSGASVYAAIMIAKRLGVGKKVLCIAPDTGERYLSMGLFE; encoded by the coding sequence ATGAAATTGTGTGAAAACGTTACGGAATTAATAGGAGATACACCTGTCGTCCGATTATCTAAATTTATTCCGGAAGACGCAGCAGATGTGTATGTGAAACTAGAAATGTTTAATCCATCGCGCAGTGTGAAAGACCGTGCTGCTTATAATTTACTTCACGTTGCAGAAGAAAATGGTCTCATCAAACCAGGAGATACAATTATTGAACCGACAAGCGGGAATACAGGGATTGGTTTAGCGATGAATGCAGCAGCTAAAGGGTATAAAGCGATTTTAATTATGCCAGATAATATGTCAAAAGAGCGTATTAATTTATTGAAAGCATACGGAGCAGAAGTAGTTTTAACACCAGCAGAACAAAGAATGCCAGGAGCAATTGCGAAGGCGTTAGAACTGCAAAAACAAATACCGAATAGTTTTATCCCGCAACAATTTGAAAATCCAGCTAATCCGAATATTCACCGTTATACGACTGCGCTTGAAATTTACGAACAAATGGATGGAGAGCTGGACGCTTTTGTTGCAACGGCAGGAACAGGCGGAACGATTACAGGGACTGGTGAAACGTTAAAAGAGAAATTACCAAACTTATATATTGCAGTAGTGGAACCGAAAGGATCACCCGTTTTATCAGGTGGTGTGCCAGGTCCTCATAAACTAGTAGGAACAAGCCCAGGGTTTATCCCGAAAAACTTAAATATAGAAGTGTATAACGAAATTATTCAAATTGCAGACGAAGAGGCTTTAACGACAATGAGAAACTTAGCTAGACAAGAGGGATTATTAGTTGGGCCATCTTCTGGAGCATCTGTTTACGCTGCAATCATGATAGCGAAACGTCTAGGCGTTGGTAAAAAAGTTTTATGTATTGCGCCTGATACAGGTGAACGTTATTTGAGCATGGGGTTATTTGAATAA
- a CDS encoding GNAT family N-acetyltransferase, giving the protein MKLLKPTHEYSEHITAYRHAFLHSGEQPHGSSSLQNFDSLDEWFEKVSKQELGENLLANRVPSSQFLSFEKGELIGFVNIRHRLNPELLRESGHIGYSVHPNKRRHGYATKQLQLALAEAQKLGLQKVLITCDESNIGSAKTIQKVGGVLENEVVSSRTGEVIQRFWIEI; this is encoded by the coding sequence ATGAAACTATTAAAACCAACCCATGAATATAGTGAGCATATTACAGCGTATAGACACGCATTTTTACACTCAGGGGAACAACCACATGGAAGTAGTTCTTTACAAAACTTTGATTCTCTTGATGAATGGTTTGAAAAAGTGAGTAAACAAGAACTAGGAGAAAATTTACTAGCTAATCGAGTGCCATCTAGTCAGTTTTTAAGTTTTGAAAAAGGGGAACTTATAGGTTTTGTGAATATTAGACATAGATTAAATCCAGAATTATTACGGGAAAGCGGTCATATTGGATATAGTGTCCATCCAAATAAACGTCGCCACGGTTACGCTACGAAACAACTACAACTTGCATTAGCTGAAGCGCAAAAATTAGGATTACAGAAAGTGTTAATAACTTGTGATGAATCCAATATCGGTTCTGCTAAAACGATTCAAAAGGTTGGCGGTGTGTTAGAAAATGAAGTAGTTTCTTCTCGTACTGGTGAAGTTATTCAGCGCTTTTGGATAGAAATATGA
- a CDS encoding DUF4037 domain-containing protein: MGLKEKAIEMSGIYRQNPKVEAIILAGSVARKLEDEHSDIELHILWSTPPEDEDRRAPIHHIDGTILSYHPYEEEEWSETYLTKEGIKLEISNFLTETVEKVISDVVNQYDISYEKQCIVSSVHDGVSLYGEGKVNELKDRVAAYPDELAKRMISENLWLSNRWHNRKALLKRKDWLMLYDVICEVQRNVFGVLFGLNKMYVHHPAFKWMPNNVERMTIKPEKLYERMADTLIGNPENSVQELELLIEEVLQQVHTYAPGVNVDEQEKSIFYFVK, encoded by the coding sequence ATGGGATTAAAAGAGAAAGCAATAGAGATGTCAGGGATTTATAGGCAAAATCCGAAAGTAGAAGCTATTATTTTAGCAGGTTCAGTAGCTAGAAAGCTAGAAGATGAACATTCAGATATAGAATTACATATTTTATGGTCAACACCGCCAGAAGATGAGGACCGTAGGGCTCCTATTCATCATATTGATGGGACAATATTATCGTATCATCCGTATGAGGAAGAAGAATGGTCGGAAACGTATTTAACGAAAGAGGGAATCAAATTAGAGATTAGTAACTTTTTAACAGAGACAGTAGAGAAAGTGATTTCGGATGTGGTGAATCAATATGATATAAGTTATGAAAAACAATGTATTGTATCATCCGTTCATGATGGTGTTAGTTTGTATGGAGAAGGGAAAGTGAATGAATTAAAAGATAGAGTAGCGGCATATCCAGATGAACTAGCAAAACGAATGATTTCAGAAAATCTATGGTTAAGTAATCGTTGGCACAATCGAAAGGCGCTTTTAAAACGGAAAGATTGGCTTATGCTTTATGACGTTATTTGCGAAGTACAAAGGAACGTATTCGGTGTTTTATTTGGTTTGAATAAAATGTACGTACACCATCCGGCGTTTAAATGGATGCCTAATAATGTGGAACGAATGACTATTAAACCTGAAAAATTATATGAACGTATGGCGGATACATTAATAGGGAATCCAGAAAATAGTGTGCAGGAGTTAGAGTTGCTAATAGAAGAAGTGTTGCAACAAGTTCATACATACGCGCCAGGAGTAAATGTGGATGAGCAAGAAAAATCTATTTTTTATTTTGTGAAATAG
- a CDS encoding sodium-dependent transporter, whose translation MNSQQWTSKLGFVLAAAGSAIGLGAIWKFPYMAGIGGGGAFFLIFIGFTLLIGLPLLLAEFVIGRSTQKEAVDAYREIAPKTLWPWLGKLGIVTCFILLSFYSVVGGWIILYLWNAITGRLWEGNGAYEATFGEIISNPYLAVGSQLLFILITIFIVSKGVQNGVEKVNKYFMPALFVLFFVLIVRALTLDGAGEGVRFFLQPDFSHVTSEVILYAMGQSFFSLSVGVAVMVTYSSYLPKEESLPRSAFSIVALTLVITLLAGLAIFPVVFAFGMEPSQGPGLLFIVLPAIFSKMAFGKLFFIVFLLLFFFATITSAISMLEISVASLTAKGKGKREKMALIVGLLIFVVGVPSALSFGILSDLKIFGKTVFDLADYAVSNVLMPLGVLLVSIFVPLKMKKDVLMKELGVSKNKGYKLFVLWLFLLRFIAPIAIIIVFLNVLGII comes from the coding sequence ATGAATTCACAGCAATGGACATCGAAATTAGGTTTCGTATTAGCTGCAGCAGGTTCAGCAATTGGTCTAGGGGCGATTTGGAAGTTCCCGTATATGGCTGGAATTGGAGGGGGCGGCGCATTCTTTCTTATTTTCATCGGTTTCACATTACTAATTGGTTTACCGCTATTATTAGCTGAATTTGTTATTGGAAGAAGTACACAAAAAGAGGCTGTGGATGCGTATAGAGAGATTGCTCCTAAAACGTTATGGCCTTGGTTAGGTAAATTAGGAATTGTAACATGTTTCATATTACTTTCTTTCTACAGTGTTGTAGGAGGCTGGATTATATTATATTTATGGAATGCAATTACAGGTAGACTATGGGAAGGAAATGGAGCATACGAAGCTACGTTTGGTGAAATCATTTCCAATCCATATTTAGCAGTTGGATCACAGCTATTATTCATCCTTATTACTATTTTTATCGTAAGTAAAGGTGTACAAAATGGTGTTGAAAAAGTAAATAAATATTTCATGCCAGCGCTATTCGTTTTATTCTTTGTATTAATCGTTCGTGCACTTACGTTAGATGGTGCTGGAGAAGGCGTTCGTTTCTTCTTACAACCTGATTTCTCACATGTAACATCAGAAGTTATTTTATATGCAATGGGTCAATCGTTCTTCTCGTTATCAGTCGGTGTAGCTGTAATGGTAACGTATAGTTCATACTTACCGAAAGAAGAAAGTTTACCACGTTCGGCATTTTCTATCGTAGCTTTAACTCTTGTTATTACATTACTTGCAGGACTTGCAATTTTCCCAGTTGTGTTCGCATTTGGAATGGAACCATCTCAAGGGCCGGGACTATTATTTATCGTATTGCCAGCTATTTTCAGTAAAATGGCGTTCGGAAAATTATTCTTCATCGTTTTCTTATTACTATTCTTCTTCGCTACGATTACATCAGCAATTTCGATGTTAGAAATTAGTGTTGCATCTTTAACTGCAAAAGGTAAAGGGAAACGTGAAAAAATGGCCTTAATCGTAGGGTTATTAATCTTCGTTGTTGGGGTACCATCAGCATTATCATTCGGTATATTAAGTGATCTGAAGATTTTTGGAAAGACAGTCTTTGATTTAGCGGACTATGCAGTTAGTAACGTACTAATGCCACTTGGTGTATTATTAGTTTCTATCTTTGTTCCTTTAAAAATGAAGAAAGATGTATTAATGAAAGAGCTTGGTGTAAGTAAAAATAAGGGTTATAAACTGTTCGTATTATGGTTATTCTTACTTCGCTTTATCGCACCAATTGCGATTATTATCGTATTCTTAAATGTACTTGGCATTATTTAA
- a CDS encoding polysaccharide deacetylase family protein, with protein MKKKIIITIVILFFIITALFGTYKLMNARSFQLFGDLTQRVETNEKVIALTFDDGPTNNVKQILPLLDTYNAKATFFLIGNELEKNLSLGEAIAQSGHQLGNHTYSHNRMVFKTPSFIKDEIEKTNSLIRQTGFTNEIDFRPPNGKKLIGLPYYLNKNNIETIIWDLEPDTFYKSAADKIEYVNKNVKPGSIILLHSMYDESNKNLQTIEGILDSLSKKGYQFVTVNELQKRGK; from the coding sequence ATGAAGAAAAAAATTATCATTACAATCGTTATACTATTCTTTATTATCACCGCATTATTCGGAACATACAAATTGATGAACGCAAGAAGCTTTCAATTATTTGGAGATTTAACACAACGCGTAGAAACAAATGAAAAAGTGATCGCTTTAACTTTTGATGATGGCCCTACTAACAATGTAAAACAAATATTACCGCTACTAGATACATACAACGCTAAAGCTACTTTCTTTTTAATTGGAAATGAATTAGAGAAAAATCTATCGTTAGGAGAAGCTATCGCGCAATCTGGGCACCAACTTGGAAACCATACATATTCTCATAATAGAATGGTTTTCAAAACACCTTCTTTTATTAAAGATGAAATAGAAAAAACGAATTCATTAATCCGCCAAACAGGATTTACAAACGAAATTGATTTTAGGCCCCCTAACGGAAAAAAATTAATTGGACTACCCTATTATTTAAATAAAAATAATATCGAAACAATTATATGGGATCTTGAGCCCGATACTTTTTATAAATCTGCGGCTGATAAAATTGAATACGTTAATAAAAATGTAAAACCAGGTTCTATCATTTTACTGCACTCTATGTATGATGAGTCTAATAAAAATTTACAAACAATTGAAGGTATTTTAGACTCTTTATCTAAGAAGGGCTATCAGTTCGTAACAGTAAACGAATTACAAAAAAGGGGGAAATAA
- a CDS encoding CD3324 family protein, whose amino-acid sequence MKYVKANAVLPESLITEIQKYIQGETIYIPKQETKHYKWGTRSGGRKQLDERNKAIKEAFKSGIAIHQLAEEYFLSGETIKKIVYSK is encoded by the coding sequence ATGAAATACGTAAAAGCTAATGCTGTTTTACCAGAGAGTTTAATTACTGAAATTCAAAAGTATATACAAGGTGAAACAATTTACATTCCGAAACAAGAAACGAAACATTATAAATGGGGTACACGATCTGGCGGAAGAAAACAACTAGATGAAAGAAATAAAGCGATTAAAGAAGCGTTTAAAAGTGGGATTGCTATTCATCAACTTGCAGAAGAATATTTTCTTTCTGGGGAAACGATTAAAAAGATTGTGTATTCTAAATAA
- a CDS encoding DUF421 domain-containing protein codes for MNHIGQITIELLIGFFVLLIATKILGKTQISQLTPFDFISAIVLGELVGNSIYDPKIKVWSILYSVFVWVILIYTIEVITQKVRGTRRFFEGYPSIIIRNGKIDREQLSVNHLDINQLQQMLRQQKDIFSIREVEYMILEPNGNISVLKKSKYESPTVNDLSLKHKPVYLPISLISDGKVVKDNLREAGFDEGWLYKQIKQKGITKFEDVLYAEWKTDDGFFCQEMQR; via the coding sequence ATGAATCATATTGGACAAATAACGATAGAGCTTTTAATTGGTTTTTTTGTTCTATTAATTGCTACAAAAATATTAGGGAAAACACAAATATCTCAGCTAACGCCCTTTGATTTTATTTCTGCAATCGTCCTAGGTGAGCTCGTTGGAAATTCAATATATGATCCTAAAATTAAAGTATGGTCTATTTTATATTCAGTATTTGTTTGGGTCATTTTAATTTATACTATTGAAGTGATAACACAAAAAGTAAGAGGAACAAGAAGGTTTTTTGAAGGATATCCTTCAATTATTATTCGTAATGGAAAGATTGATCGTGAACAATTAAGCGTAAATCATTTGGATATAAATCAATTACAACAAATGCTTAGGCAACAAAAAGATATATTTTCAATCCGAGAAGTTGAATATATGATATTGGAACCTAACGGAAACATAAGCGTTTTGAAAAAAAGTAAATACGAATCTCCTACTGTAAATGATTTAAGTTTAAAACATAAGCCTGTATACTTACCAATTTCATTAATTAGTGATGGAAAAGTAGTTAAGGATAATTTGAGGGAAGCCGGATTTGATGAAGGGTGGCTTTATAAACAAATAAAGCAAAAAGGAATTACTAAATTTGAAGACGTATTATATGCGGAATGGAAAACAGATGATGGCTTCTTTTGTCAGGAAATGCAGCGGTAG